In Candidatus Neptunochlamydia vexilliferae, the sequence TGCGGATTCTTGATTCAAAGGATCCTAAAGAAAAAGAACTGCTCCAATCGGCCCCTTCTATCCTCGACTTCTTAAGCTCAGAAAGTGAAAAACACTTCGAAAAGCTCTGCAGTTTACTTAAAGACCAAGGAATCCCCTTTACGATCGCTCCCCAACTGGTGCGGGGACTCGACTATTACAACCATACCGTTTTTGAAGTGACCTCAGGGGTTCTGGGTGCGCAAAATACCATTGGCGCCGGGGGACGCTACGATGGTCTCCTCCCTGCAATTGGAGGACCCGACCTCCCTTGCATCGGCTTTTCAACAGGGATCGAGCGGATCCTCCAAACGATGGAAGGGCAAAACGCCCCTTTTCCTGAGAAAAAAGGTCCTTTTGTCACCTTTATTCCCCTTGGAGAAGAGGCAAAAAAGGTGGCCCTTAAACATCTCTACGGTTTACGCCACCAAGGGGTATCTAGCGCACTCATTTTTGCTAAAAAAATCCAAAAGGCACTTCAGCAAGCGGAACAATCTCACACAACCTTTGCGATTATTATCGGGGAAGAGGAGCTTGCTAAAAATAAAGCGCAAGTCAAAGCAATGAACCTGCGCACCTCCCAAGATATCCCCTTAGATACCCTTGTTGAATTTTTGACTAAAGAGCGGAAAAAAGATGGACTATAGAAGAACGCATACCTGCAACGCACTCCGAAAAAAAGAGATTGGAAAAGTGGTGACCCTATCGGGATGGGTCCACCGAAGACGGGACCATGGAGGACTTATTTTTATCGATCTTCGTGACCGGTTTGGACTCACGCAACTCATCTTCGATCCCGAAATTTCCAAAGAGGCACACGTCACAGCCTCCAGCTTAAGGGCAGAATGGGTGATTAGCGCCGAAGGGAAGGTGCGGGCGCGTGGAG encodes:
- the hisS gene encoding histidine--tRNA ligase; the protein is MKYPILKGTFDILPDQPKKEDQWKETARWQYVESVMRQLAEDYGYREVRTPVFEKTELFVRGVGETSDIVTKEMYTFQDKGERSITLRPEGTASVMRAFAQGQLQQLGSHHKFFYIGPFFRHDRPQAGRFRQFHQFGIEAIGNKEPEQDLETIDLLYQLYQRLGLTDLQVMVNTLGEPSCRETYKKELLAYLKPHFDSLSEESKARFTKNPLRILDSKDPKEKELLQSAPSILDFLSSESEKHFEKLCSLLKDQGIPFTIAPQLVRGLDYYNHTVFEVTSGVLGAQNTIGAGGRYDGLLPAIGGPDLPCIGFSTGIERILQTMEGQNAPFPEKKGPFVTFIPLGEEAKKVALKHLYGLRHQGVSSALIFAKKIQKALQQAEQSHTTFAIIIGEEELAKNKAQVKAMNLRTSQDIPLDTLVEFLTKERKKDGL